Genomic window (Arachis hypogaea cultivar Tifrunner chromosome 13, arahy.Tifrunner.gnm2.J5K5, whole genome shotgun sequence):
GATAAAAGTAGCTTTGGAATCTTTATTAGCAAAGCATAGTTTAAGCTTAGCAAGAATACGTGGGCAAGGTTACGATGGAGCTAGTAATATGCAGGGAGAATTTAATAGCTTAAAAAGTTTGATCTTGAAAGAAAATGCTTGTGCTTTTTATGTTCATTGTTTTGCTCACCAACTTCAATTAGCACTTGTGGTTGTTGCAAAGAAACAGGTTGAAATTGCACTACTTTTTAATTTGCTTGCTTGTTTGTGCAATATTGTTGGAACTTCTTGTAAACGTAAAGACATGCTTCGTGAAAGTCAAATGCAAAAGACAATTGTTGCATTACAAAACGGAGATGTTTCTAGTGGGCGTGTCTTAAATCAAGAAACAACATTGAAAAGGGCAGGTGATACTTGATGGGGCTCACATTATGGTACAATACTTAGCttgatttctattttttcttccgTGGTAGAAGTTCTTGAAGTGATTGAGGAAGATGGAAATAATCCTGAACAAAGAGCTGAAGCATGTCAATTATTGAATCATAttcaatcttttgaatttgtattcAATTTACATTTGATGAAAAGTATATTTGGAGTTACTAATGAGTTGTCTCAAGCTCTACAAAGAAGTGATCAAGACATTATAAATGCTATGACATTGGTTAAAGTGTCCAAGCAACGATTGCAAAGTATAAGAGACGATGGTTGGTCCTCTTTGCTCAATGAAGTTTCACTATTTTGTGATAGTTACAATATTCTTGTTCCAAATATGAATGACATATTTGTAACACAAGGAAGATCAAGGCGCAAAATCCAAAAGGTCTCAAACTTGCATCATTTTCAAGTTGAATTATTTTATCAAGTGGTTGATAGACAACGTCAAGAGCTCAACAATCGTTTTACAGGGGTAAATACCGAACTACTTCTTTGTATAGCTTGTTTGAATCCAAGTGACTCGTTTTTTGCATTTGATAAGGAGAAGTTGCTTCGTTTAGCTGAATTTTATCCACAtgaattctcttctactcaactTTTGGCACTTGATAGTCAACTTGAGAATTTTATATTGGATATGCGTCTtgatgatcaattctcaaatatAAATGGAATCAGTGGACTATCTCaaaagttagttgaaacaaaaaaGCATGTTGTTTATCCATTGGTGTTTCTTCTATTGAAATTAGCTTTGATTCTACATGTGGCAACGACATCAGTTGAGAGAACATTTTCTGCTATGAATATCATAAAGAGTCGACTTCGTAATCGAATGGGAAATGAGTGATTGAATGATTGTTTGGTTacatatatagaaagagagacattcaaTCAAGTTGATAATGAAACAATTATTCAACCTtttcaaaatatgaaaacaagaagagaagtaCCTTCAAGATTTGAAGCGAAGAAAGTTAGCggctaatgtaattttttatttttttatttgaataattaatgtgcatttttataattttaaatttaaattaatatattttttaataataatgtgTATTATTTTTGCCCCCTAACATAAATTTTTTGGGTCCATCACTACATCCTTCTGTTAACAAAAAAGATAAACATTTTAGTGATATTCacatttcattaaaaaatatttaagtaattaaaatattataacaataaatttatctgtaaaattttaactatattttctatatacaaaGTCAATTACTAGTCATACATTTTATTCCACCTGTAATTTATAAGGTGTTTTTTATGGTGTCTAATGTTTTaactatttaatataaaaataaaagataaaatctattagggtaaagtactaaattagtcCCCTACATTTGGgcataattctgttttggtccttcAGGTTTAAAGTAtcctatttgaatctaaaaaaaaaattattttgcttCAATTTAGTCCCATCGTAAgatcaaagataaataattaacgaaatgtcctacatgacagcagtataagaacaaggtcgataatttgaagaataagtacaagctccagaggcacaaaataaACCATGGATGTACTAATACatgtatttaacattttttttagttttatagaaaatatttcattttaattataagaaaaatgataaataaatgtattgataggggtgtccatggatcggatcgtatccgcggtaaatatccgcatccgatccgaaaattgcggatacgatccgatccgcaaattgatcggatcggatccgatccgattcgcaccctttgcggatcggatcgcggatatctgctctacatccgcatatccgatccgcggatccgtagatccgcactataataattaaaaaataaataaatatatatttttggtattatatttacttgtttgtatgttttagttagtaattattattcatatattgtattattttatttttgttatttagagagagtttgattaaaaatattttaggaataaataagtttaaaagtatgaaagaaatatttttatcgaatttttttacatagaaatatgattaaaaaaagaaggtttaattatgcggatatatccgatatccgatccgatccgatccgcaaatgtgcggatcgaatcggatcggatccggcactaaaaaatgcggatatcatatccgatccgatccgatggaaATTGTGCGGAACGAATCAaattttcggccatatccgatccgatccgatccgcggacacccctaTGTATTGATGCGTCCACgttgattttgtgcctttggAATTTGTACTTATTCTCTAGATTATCGAACTTGTTCTTATACTGCTGTCCTataggacatttcgttaattatttatcttGGACCTCCGGTGGAACtaaattgaagctaaatgaaacgtttttggattcaaataggacactttaaaccttaaggaccaaaataaaattacacccaaacgtaggggaccaatttaatactttaccccaTCTATTATTACTTCTCTCATCTCGTAAATCATAAAACTTCCCAAATACATATCCGCGTGCACAAGAGTATCATTAATCCTGCAAAAATGAGGTTTTAAACGAAGgcaataaataaaaattcttaCAAGGTTTTGTGTATTATTAAGAagtcttttaaaaatattaaacaattatGTCCAGCATGCTATTTCATTTCTTAGTTCGAGCTATTTAAAGTTCATGCATGATCAATCAATATGAATTTGTTACGGCTTGACCCAAACTCTTACGGTTCGGCCCGACCCGAGTGCTATCCGACCCGGACACGCATACCACAACCGAACCGGATACGCATCCCGAATAGCTCACGCATGGCTGTGAGATAACGTCCCTAAGAAAGTGGGTCCGTCCTCattgggcccacctctgacagtaTATAAGGGGAATATTTactcttcccccgaggtacgtaACATATCACATCACCCCTTTTCACCTGCACAttactgacaagagcgtcggagtgtctttgcaggtggcaccccccctttTTTATACGAAGAACTCGGGACCTCGCACATCCCTGGTCGGTAGTCCACGACCTGACGAGCCCCTATCATCTTCGAGGATTtcaacccgaaccgtccggtaaccaTCCTACCGAACATTGGCGGCGTCTGTGGGATTCGTCTATGGACTTCGTGCTAGTCCAAACTGGGACAGGCTGCGAGGCCGTACCCGGAGGCGACGCCGCCGGGACGGAAACCCGACAACATCCAAGGTCGCCCCCGAGGAACGCAACCCAATCACATGAGAGACGCCCCTTTGGGGGGACCGGAGACAACCacgccagaataatgcaagagctACGCCACAGAATGCAAGACCTGAAACGCCGGTTAGCAGATAGGGAACGCGACCAACGCACCCCAGAGCAGAGTCACTCCCGCTCTTGCTCCAGGAGTCGCTCCAGACGCACGCCTACCCCCCAAGCTGAGTCCGAAAGCACCGGGGAGAGAGGGTGCGCGAGAAGACGCCGTGACCCCGTCATCTACGCCAGACGTGAGAGGCGGCGTACCGTCAACCGCGAGGACGAGGACACTCGTCGGGAGAGCGACGAGGGAAGAACGACGGGAACACGGGGACCCGTAATAATGGGAGCGACCCCTTTCCACCGTTCCATACTCGAGGTCCGGCTGCCAAAACActttgacaagccaacggacatgaggtacgatggaacGCAAGACCCGCTGGAATACCttacggcctttgaggccaggatgaacctagaaggagtGGGAGACGAAGTAAGGTGCCGTGCTTTCCCGGTCACCCTAGCGGGACCTGCAATACGGTGGTTCAATAACCTCCCGCAGGGCTCGGTGACCCAATTCTCCGACATCAGCCATGCCTTCCTAGCTCAGTTCACGACCAGGATCGCCAAAGCCAAGCATCCGATCAATCTGCTGGGAGTGACCCAGAGAGCCGGGGAGCCAACGAGGAAGTACTTAGACCgtttcaacgacgaatgcttagAAATCGACGGGTTGACAGACTCTGTGGCGAGCTTGTGCTTGACGAACGGGCTCCTAAATGAGGACTTCAGAAAGCACCTCACCACAAAGCAGGTatggacaatgcaggagatccaatGCATGGCTAAGGAGTATATTAACGACGAAGAAGTCAGCcgggtcgtggctgccaataaacggcaacCCCTCTACAACCAAACCTGGCACTACGAGGGTGgagaaagacaaaaggaacacgtCAGGGACGGCGGTCCGAGTAAGGCACCTAAGCCATTCCCCCGAGTGGGgaagttcaccaactacaccccccCTCACGGCACCGATCAcggaagtttaccaacagatagcCGAGAAGGGGATACTATAGAGACCCCGACCTCTGAAGGACAGGACGGGGGGAAACAAAAGCCTTTACTACGAATATCACAAGGGATAcgggcacaagacccaagactgcttcgACCTAAAAGACGCCCTGGAGCAAGCAATCAAGGACGGAAAGCTTGCCGACTTCTCCCACCTCATAAGGGAGCCGAGGAGACGGAATCGGGACCACGATGGCGAGGACAGGTCCCGGGCCACAAGACGACGTCAAGAACCAGAGGGGGACGACCACGGTCTCACGGTGGTGAACGTAGTAACAGCAAGGAATTCCGCCCCGAGGTCAAAATCGGCATAGAAGAAAGATGCCAAGATCCTGGCGGTCTCCTTCTCATCCGCTAGAAGTTCTCGGGggctcccatccatctccttcgGCCCCGAGGACCAATGGTTTGACGAGGTACCGAAAAGTCCCCCCATGGTTATCACGGCCAGAGTCGGAACCGGCCTCGTCAAAAGGATCCTGGTAGACACAGGGACggactcgaacatcatgtttcGTAACGTTTTTTATGCCTTGGGACTGCGCGATGCCGATCTggcgacccaccagcacggtgtggtagggttGGGTGACGACTTCATTAAGCCAGATAGGATCATCTCACTCCCGACCTCCTTGGGACAAGGACAGAGACGAAGGACGGTAATGGCCGATTTTGTTGTCTTAGGAGATTTCACAGCTTACAATATCATCCTGGGGGAGAAAAACCATCAACGACTTTTGGGCAGTGATTAGTACGAGGCTGCTCGTAATGAAGTTTTTTACTGATGACGGATCCGTAGGATCCATCAGAGGAGActtggaaacggcagtcgcttgcAACCACGCCAGCCTCTCTCTTAGgaaaaagtccaaagaagcatccgGGGTTTTCCTTGCCGTCCTGGATGCCAGAATAGATGACAAGCCCAGGCCTGAGCCAGAAGGGGACTTGGAAAAATTTAGGGTCGGTGACGGGGAGGAGAGGTTCACGTTCATAAACAGAAACCTCCCCCATGAATTAAAGGAACCTTTGATGGAGATGATCAGAGCCAACGACGACCTCTTCGCGTGGACGCCAgctgacatgccagggatagatcccCAACTCATGTCACATCATCTGGCCGTCAAGCCGGAAGCTAAACCAGTGGCCCAGAGGAGGAGGAAAATGTCACAGGAAAGGGCAGAcgaggtggccaggcagacggctAGCCTCCTTGAAGCAGGGTTCATCCGAGAGCTGGACTACTCGACGTGGCTGTCGAACGTGGTCTTGGTAAAAAAGCACAATGGGAGGTAGAGAATGTATGTAGACTattccgacctcaacaaagcatgtcccaaAGACTGCTATCCCCTCCCCAACATTGACGCACTTGTCGATGCGGCGGCGGGGTACCgttatctgagcttcatggacgcctactccgggtacaatcagataccgatgcaccgacccaACGAGGACAAAACAACGTTCATAACACCAGGAGGGATCTATTGCTACAAGGTGATGCCATTTGGTTTGAAAAACGCCGGCGCCACATACCAGAGactgatgaacaagatattcagtgagctcataggcaagacagtagaagtctacgtggatgacatcctTGCAAAAACCACATGGCCTGATGATCTCCTAGGCGACCTGGGGGACGTGTTCGCGGCCctccgacaacacggcatgaggctcaacccgctcaaatgcgcctttgccatggaggccgGGAAGTTCTTGGGATTCATGATCACCCAAAGGGGAGTAGAGGCCAACCCAGAGAATTGTCAAGCgattcttcagatgaagagcccgggttgtATCAAAGACGTCCAACGTTTGGCGAGAAGGCTGACGGCGTTATCCCGCTTCCTCGGCGCATCGGCAGCAAAAGCCTTACCCTTCTTTTACCTGatgaaaaagggaatagcatttGAATGGACCCCAGCGTGTGAGGaagcattcaaccacttcaaggaAATCCTGGCGACACCCCCGGTGCTCGGGAAGCCCAAGGCCGGAGAACCACTCTATCTCTACTTAGCAATAACAGAGGAAGCGCTTGCGGCAGCGCTCGTATGAGAAGAAGGGAAATCTCAGCAACCGATTTACTTCGTAAGCAGGGCTCTACAAGGAGCAGAGCTGAGGTATAGCAAATTGGAAAAACTGGTGCTCACACTCCTGACCTCCTCCCGAAGGTTGAGGCAATACTTCCAGGGACACCGCGTAGTCGTGAGGACGGACCAAGCAATTCGCCAAGTACTCCAAAAACCTGATTTGGCTGggaggatgatgacctgggccattGAGCTCTCCCAATATGACTTGCAATATGAGCCCGGACATGCGATCAAGGCGCAGGTGATGGAAGATTTCTTGGCAGAGGTAACGGGTGATCCCCCCGAAgaaacgggcacacggtggaggctccacGTAGACGGtgcctccaaccaaacgtccgggGGAGCCGCGGTCATCTTAGAGAGCCCGGAGGGAGTCATTTACGAGCAGTCGACCAAGTTCAAATTCCCCGTGTCGAataatcaagcggaatatgaagcccTCTTAGGTGGACTAACACTAGCTCGGGAAGTCGGGGCAACAAAGCTGGAATTATGCAGCGACTCAGAAGTCGTCACCTCGCAAGTAAACGAAATCTATCAAGCCAGGGA
Coding sequences:
- the LOC112734064 gene encoding uncharacterized protein, producing MRNRTIQTIKVLFLELLDFFAQHNTEIDRIFKNARGNLKLVAPKIQKDIVRAAASEITKVIIDDFGDDLFAVLVDEARDISVKEQMAVCLRYVNKERIVMERFLGLVHISSTNALSIKVALESLLAKHSLSLARIRGQGYDGASNMQGEFNSLKSLILKENACAFYVHCFAHQLQLALVVVAKKQVEIALLFNLLACLCNIVGTSCKRKDMLRESQMQKTIVALQNGDVSSGRVLNQETTLKRAEVLEVIEEDGNNPEQRAEACQLLNHIQSFEFVFNLHLMKSIFGVTNELSQALQRSDQDIINAMTLVKVSKQRLQSIRDDGWSSLLNEVSLFCDSYNILVPNMNDIFVTQGRSRRKIQKVSNLHHFQVELFYQVVDRQRQELNNRFTGVNTELLLCIACLNPSDSFFAFDKEKLLRLAEFYPHEFSSTQLLALDSQLENFILDMRLDDQFSNINGISGLSQKLVETKKHVVYPLVFLLLKLALILHVATTSVERTFSAMNIIKSRLRNRMGNE
- the LOC112734066 gene encoding uncharacterized protein, with translation MEAGKFLGFMITQRGVEANPENCQAILQMKSPGCIKDVQRLARRLTALSRFLGASAAKALPFFYLMKKGIAFEWTPACEEAFNHFKEILATPPVLGKPKAGEPLYLYLAITEEALAAALGHRVVVRTDQAIRQVLQKPDLAGRMMTWAIELSQYDLQYEPGHAIKAQVMEDFLAEVTGDPPEETGTRWRLHVDGASNQTSGGAAVILESPEGVIYEQSTKFKFPVSNNQAEYEALLGGLTLAREVGATKLELCSDSEVVTSQVNEIYQARDPLLQKYLEKVREWTRQFQEVTVQHVLRERNTRADLLSKLASTKPGTGNRSLIHGMVKEPTVALHLTESSPSWLDPITNFLEHGKLPDDEKATKTLRREAARYAIIQGQLFRKGLSQPLLKCLHPD